One Owenweeksia hongkongensis DSM 17368 genomic region harbors:
- a CDS encoding bifunctional UDP-N-acetylmuramoyl-tripeptide:D-alanyl-D-alanine ligase/alanine racemase — protein sequence MAQLAISKIAELLNAEFSALYPSEIVTRILLDSRQFSSAEGVLFFALRGKNHDGHKYIEDLVKKGVSHFVVEQMPTQTFDANFVVVPDSLKALQDLAKHIREQSSAAVIAVTGSNGKTVVKEWMGQILQKQFSTCRSPKSYNSQIGVPLSVWELEAKNEFAVFESGISEPDEMEKLEKILQPEIGIFTNIGSAHDANFESNSEKIAEKLKLFKHSKQLVYEANGSNLAKQIEVFTEERGIQLLSWTRENGPADLRIEVKIEEAQTVLIGTMDERTHTLQIPFTDAASIQNAIHCWRLGLELSLDEEEMKKSFAKLNPVEMRLQMKAGSNGNIIINDAYNSDMESLRVALHYLENQAGNRKKVLIISELQQSGLASEELFSRMAEVINRFELDEIIAIGKDLKNGAFALNSTAIFYPSTKHFLKNIYSHSFKQSAILLKGARSFHFEEISSALEEKSHQTVLNIYMNRMVYNLNYFRSKLNGGTRIMAMVKAFSYGSGTYEIANLLQFHKVDYLGVAYTDEGVALRKAGISLPILVLNAEPSSFHDLVEYNLEPEVYSFHQLEMLENALKNYNLSEAFKVHLKVETGMHRLGFVEDQLKDLAEKLKSHRHIKVASVFSHLAASDDPEQRDFTLGQVAKLKQMTDKLKSDLGYSFLRHISNSSGISQYPEAHFDMVRLGVGLYGIGSNVEDKKHLNVVSDLMASVSQVKQLKVGDSVGYGRTFVAEKPTTIAVVSIGYADGFRRSLSNGVGEVVISGKRYQVVGRVCMDMVMVDVTGSDVAEGDEVEVFGPTISVYELAQKMDTIPYEVLTGISSRVKRVYFME from the coding sequence ATGGCACAACTCGCGATTTCAAAAATAGCTGAATTGCTAAATGCTGAATTTTCGGCTCTTTATCCTTCTGAAATCGTTACTCGTATTTTATTGGATTCCCGTCAGTTTTCATCGGCTGAGGGTGTGCTGTTTTTCGCTTTGCGCGGAAAAAATCACGATGGACATAAATACATTGAGGATTTAGTAAAGAAAGGTGTCAGTCATTTCGTGGTGGAACAAATGCCTACCCAAACTTTTGATGCCAATTTTGTGGTGGTGCCCGATAGTTTGAAAGCATTACAGGATTTAGCTAAACACATCCGTGAGCAGTCATCGGCTGCTGTAATTGCTGTAACGGGAAGCAATGGCAAAACGGTAGTTAAAGAGTGGATGGGGCAAATTCTGCAAAAGCAGTTTTCTACCTGTCGAAGCCCTAAGAGTTACAACTCGCAAATTGGCGTTCCACTTTCGGTGTGGGAGCTGGAAGCCAAAAATGAGTTTGCGGTTTTTGAAAGTGGTATCAGTGAACCTGATGAAATGGAAAAGTTGGAGAAAATCCTTCAGCCGGAAATAGGAATCTTTACCAATATCGGTTCGGCACACGATGCTAATTTTGAATCGAACTCAGAAAAAATAGCGGAAAAGTTAAAGCTGTTCAAGCATTCCAAGCAATTGGTTTACGAAGCCAACGGAAGCAACTTAGCTAAGCAAATAGAAGTTTTTACGGAAGAAAGAGGGATTCAGCTTTTATCATGGACGCGGGAAAATGGCCCTGCTGATTTAAGAATTGAAGTGAAAATTGAAGAGGCACAAACGGTACTAATAGGTACTATGGACGAGCGTACGCACACTTTACAAATCCCTTTTACCGATGCCGCCTCTATCCAAAATGCGATTCATTGCTGGCGCCTGGGTTTAGAGCTTAGCTTGGATGAGGAGGAGATGAAAAAGTCTTTTGCCAAACTAAACCCGGTGGAGATGCGCCTTCAGATGAAAGCCGGGAGCAATGGCAATATTATTATAAATGACGCCTACAATTCGGATATGGAGTCGCTACGGGTGGCTCTTCATTATTTAGAAAACCAGGCTGGGAATCGGAAAAAGGTTTTAATAATTAGTGAGCTTCAGCAAAGTGGCTTGGCTTCTGAAGAGCTGTTCAGCAGAATGGCCGAGGTGATTAATCGCTTTGAGCTGGATGAGATAATTGCCATAGGTAAGGATTTGAAAAACGGAGCTTTTGCACTGAATTCCACCGCTATTTTTTACCCAAGCACAAAACACTTTTTAAAGAATATTTATAGCCATAGTTTTAAGCAATCGGCTATTTTACTAAAGGGCGCCCGCTCTTTTCATTTTGAAGAAATAAGTTCGGCCCTAGAGGAAAAGTCGCATCAAACGGTACTCAATATTTATATGAACCGAATGGTTTACAATCTAAATTACTTTAGAAGTAAACTCAATGGTGGTACGCGCATTATGGCTATGGTAAAGGCATTTTCATACGGAAGTGGAACGTATGAAATCGCCAATTTGCTACAGTTTCATAAAGTAGATTATTTGGGAGTAGCTTATACCGATGAAGGTGTGGCTTTGCGCAAAGCTGGGATATCGCTGCCGATATTGGTGCTCAATGCTGAGCCATCTTCTTTTCATGATTTGGTAGAGTACAATTTGGAACCAGAGGTTTACAGTTTTCATCAATTAGAAATGCTGGAAAATGCTCTCAAAAATTACAATCTCAGTGAAGCATTTAAGGTGCACCTAAAAGTAGAAACAGGAATGCACCGCCTGGGTTTTGTAGAAGACCAGCTGAAAGATTTAGCGGAAAAGCTAAAATCTCACAGACATATAAAAGTAGCATCGGTGTTCTCACATTTGGCAGCAAGCGATGACCCTGAACAGCGTGACTTTACGCTAGGTCAGGTGGCTAAGCTTAAGCAAATGACGGATAAGTTGAAAAGTGATTTGGGGTATAGTTTCCTTCGTCACATTTCCAATTCCAGTGGAATTTCGCAATACCCTGAAGCGCATTTTGATATGGTGAGGCTTGGCGTGGGCTTGTACGGTATTGGCTCCAATGTGGAGGATAAAAAGCATTTGAATGTTGTGAGTGATTTAATGGCCTCTGTGTCTCAAGTAAAACAGCTAAAAGTGGGTGATAGCGTAGGTTATGGCCGAACCTTTGTTGCTGAAAAACCAACAACTATTGCGGTAGTTTCCATTGGCTATGCGGATGGATTTCGAAGAAGCTTGAGTAATGGTGTGGGCGAAGTGGTCATTAGCGGAAAGCGCTACCAAGTGGTAGGCCGCGTATGCATGGATATGGTGATGGTGGACGTTACCGGAAGCGATGTAGCCGAAGGAGATGAGGTGGAAGTTTTTGGCCCCACCATATCGGTATATGAGCTAGCACAAAAAATGGACACCATACCTTATGAAGTGCTCACCGGAATTTCTTCCCGCGTAAAGCGTGTGTATTTTATGGAATAG
- a CDS encoding thymidine kinase, with product MFLENPVNQHKHTGWMEVICGSMFSGKTEELIRRLKRAQFAKQKVEIFKPMVDTRYAEEDVVSHDKNAIRCTPVENSSNLLLLGDGVDVIGIDEAQFFDDGIVEVCNELANRGSRVIVAGLDMDFKGKPFGPMPNLMATAEYVTKVHAVCVRTGNLANYSHRKTTNEKQVMLGEHLEYEPLSRAAFNELLAEEKKQK from the coding sequence ATGTTTCTTGAAAACCCCGTAAACCAGCACAAACACACCGGATGGATGGAAGTGATTTGTGGTTCAATGTTTAGCGGAAAAACTGAAGAGTTGATTCGCAGACTAAAGCGTGCGCAATTTGCCAAACAAAAGGTGGAAATCTTTAAACCCATGGTGGACACCCGCTACGCGGAAGAGGATGTGGTAAGCCATGATAAAAATGCCATTCGCTGTACTCCGGTAGAAAATAGTTCCAACCTTCTCCTTTTGGGCGATGGTGTGGATGTGATTGGAATTGATGAAGCGCAATTTTTTGATGATGGTATTGTGGAGGTTTGCAATGAATTGGCCAATCGTGGTTCGCGTGTTATTGTAGCCGGCTTGGATATGGATTTTAAGGGAAAACCTTTTGGCCCCATGCCCAACCTTATGGCTACGGCCGAATATGTAACCAAGGTTCATGCAGTATGCGTTCGCACAGGAAATCTTGCCAACTATTCTCATCGAAAGACTACTAATGAAAAGCAGGTAATGCTTGGCGAACACTTAGAATACGAGCCGCTGAGCCGGGCAGCTTTTAATGAATTGTTAGCGGAGGAGAAGAAACAGAAATAG
- a CDS encoding outer membrane beta-barrel protein has protein sequence MKNINFSILLLFTLIFSQNSFAQQKQVFFDASVLSQPDEFNFADPTSKTPGIEFNLGYSSNIKKSNFIWEGQVSYLNAQAEHYQDEFYPSMPNDPFIPDEVTFKYIYSGIGIKAGVGYKIRAAEGKHSLTLTAGASGYLPFLSKIKTKIDDNDWVKRHRYEEDDFKYGILYGFYLKPIYQFRFKRNNPWAMHIFGEANLLWRNEADYGNPLLMAGGGIGFSYSLN, from the coding sequence ATGAAAAATATCAACTTCTCGATCCTATTGCTGTTTACTCTTATTTTTTCACAAAACTCCTTTGCCCAGCAAAAGCAGGTTTTCTTTGATGCCTCCGTGCTTTCGCAACCAGATGAGTTCAATTTTGCTGACCCTACTTCCAAAACACCTGGTATTGAGTTTAACCTTGGCTATAGTTCAAACATTAAGAAATCTAATTTCATTTGGGAAGGACAAGTTTCTTACTTAAATGCCCAAGCCGAACACTATCAGGATGAGTTTTATCCATCAATGCCAAATGACCCTTTCATTCCGGATGAAGTGACCTTTAAATACATTTATAGTGGAATAGGAATTAAGGCTGGAGTAGGATATAAAATAAGAGCAGCTGAAGGAAAACACAGTTTAACGCTTACAGCAGGTGCCAGCGGATACCTCCCTTTTCTTTCTAAAATCAAAACAAAGATTGATGATAACGATTGGGTAAAAAGACACCGCTACGAGGAGGATGATTTTAAATACGGCATCCTATATGGCTTTTACCTAAAACCCATCTATCAATTTAGGTTTAAAAGAAATAACCCGTGGGCAATGCATATTTTTGGTGAAGCCAATTTACTCTGGAGAAATGAAGCCGATTATGGCAACCCTCTATTAATGGCTGGTGGAGGTATTGGCTTTAGCTACAGCTTGAATTAG
- a CDS encoding Mrp/NBP35 family ATP-binding protein, whose protein sequence is MAHTKQEIVDALATVQSTDNKSNLVEAGHIKNVQIFGDEVVVDAISLSPALHIKKKLEVSILKAIHEEVNQKLKIKINLEVPEVAQKEANMIRGAELKGVKNIIAVASGKGGVGKSTVSANLAVSLVEKGFKVGLVDADIYGPSQPTMFDVPNVKPGSITIDGVNKMEPVESYGVKLLSIGFFAGADQAVVWRGPMASKALNQLIRDAHWGELDFMIIDLPPGTGDIHLSTVQAVPITGAVIVSTPQAVALADARKGVGMFKVENINVPVLGMIENMAHFTPAELPDNKYYIFGKDGVKHLSQELNVPFLGEIPLVQSIRESGDVGRPAALQVNTPVSKAFDEITKRMVEELVKRNDTMPPTEVTRITTMAGCSAAKENA, encoded by the coding sequence ATGGCTCATACAAAGCAAGAAATAGTAGACGCGCTGGCAACGGTGCAATCAACAGACAATAAGAGTAACCTGGTAGAAGCCGGGCATATAAAAAACGTTCAGATTTTTGGTGATGAAGTGGTGGTAGACGCCATCAGCCTTTCGCCTGCTTTACACATCAAAAAGAAACTTGAAGTTTCGATTTTGAAAGCTATCCACGAGGAAGTAAATCAAAAGCTGAAAATCAAAATAAACCTTGAAGTCCCTGAAGTAGCCCAGAAAGAAGCGAACATGATTCGTGGAGCTGAGCTCAAGGGTGTAAAAAACATTATTGCCGTAGCCTCCGGAAAAGGTGGTGTTGGTAAATCTACAGTGTCGGCCAATTTAGCGGTAAGCCTGGTAGAAAAAGGCTTTAAAGTAGGTTTGGTGGATGCTGATATTTATGGGCCTTCGCAGCCCACCATGTTTGACGTTCCAAACGTAAAACCCGGGTCTATCACCATTGATGGTGTAAACAAAATGGAGCCGGTCGAAAGCTACGGAGTAAAATTACTTTCGATAGGTTTCTTTGCAGGAGCAGATCAGGCAGTAGTTTGGCGTGGACCAATGGCCAGTAAAGCTTTGAACCAACTGATACGTGATGCCCACTGGGGTGAACTGGATTTTATGATTATCGACCTTCCTCCGGGTACTGGCGATATTCACCTGAGTACTGTGCAGGCAGTGCCGATTACCGGAGCTGTTATTGTGAGTACTCCTCAAGCTGTAGCTTTGGCTGATGCCCGCAAAGGTGTGGGGATGTTTAAGGTAGAAAACATCAATGTACCTGTTTTGGGTATGATTGAAAACATGGCGCACTTTACTCCAGCCGAGCTTCCTGATAACAAATATTACATTTTTGGAAAAGACGGTGTGAAGCACCTCAGCCAAGAATTAAATGTACCTTTCCTTGGTGAAATTCCTTTGGTGCAAAGCATCCGCGAAAGCGGTGATGTGGGCCGCCCAGCCGCACTTCAGGTGAACACCCCCGTAAGCAAAGCGTTTGATGAAATCACCAAACGTATGGTGGAAGAATTGGTAAAAAGAAACGATACAATGCCTCCAACCGAGGTTACCAGAATTACAACGATGGCAGGATGTTCTGCCGCCAAAGAAAACGCATGA
- a CDS encoding NifU family protein, translating to MIADKAQTIDKIKVALDEIRPFLKSDGGDISFIDLEDDGTVKVELHGACIGCSVNQMTLKSGVEMTIKKHAPEVSRVLEIGMIKEA from the coding sequence ATGATTGCAGATAAGGCACAAACGATAGATAAAATAAAAGTTGCTCTGGATGAAATCCGTCCTTTCCTAAAATCTGATGGCGGAGACATCAGTTTTATAGACCTTGAAGACGATGGCACGGTGAAAGTAGAGCTTCATGGCGCTTGCATCGGTTGCTCGGTAAACCAAATGACTTTGAAAAGTGGGGTGGAAATGACCATTAAAAAACATGCCCCGGAAGTTAGCCGAGTGTTAGAAATAGGAATGATCAAGGAAGCGTAA
- a CDS encoding 2-oxoacid:acceptor oxidoreductase subunit alpha — protein MSHTEVLQKVTIHFAGDSGDGIQLAGSQFTNTTALQGNDLSTFPDFPAEIRAPIGTVAGVSGFQIHFGSVEIDTPGAEPDVLVAMNAAAFSKNFKNLKKGGTLIANESGFDKRNLRLAKMDENVNPLVGINSSDYKVLRVDVTALNREAVKDLSLGNKEKDQSRNLFVLGLIYWLYHRSLEPTLNFLTDKFQKKPEILEANIRALKAGYHYGETIEAATRYTIEKAHLEPGEYRNIVGNEALGLGLITAAKKSGLDLYFAGYPITPASDILHFLSRNKNFGVKTFQAEDEIAAVTAAIGASFGGALAVTATSGPGMALKGEALGLALMLEIPLVIVNVQRGGPSTGLPTKTEQADLLQALYGRNGEAPIPVIAANSPSDCFETAIEACRIAVERMTPVILLSDGYLANGAEPWKFPKAASIAKITPPFAKGEEYQPYARNENLTRQWAIPGMAGKEHRVGGLEKEAITGNVSYSPENHEQMVKTRAEKVAKIADTYSPLKFVQGEDKGKVLVVGWGSTMGASKVAVRWAREAGLSVSQLHLKNLFPFHHNLEKSLAKFDTIIVPELNNGQLSKVLNQEFSGQIIPLNKIQGLPFRAKEIFEEIKKFA, from the coding sequence ATGTCGCACACAGAAGTTCTTCAAAAGGTCACCATTCATTTTGCTGGTGATTCAGGAGACGGAATTCAACTGGCTGGAAGCCAATTCACCAATACCACTGCCCTACAGGGGAATGACCTCAGCACATTTCCGGATTTTCCGGCTGAGATTCGTGCGCCTATAGGTACCGTGGCTGGTGTTTCTGGTTTTCAAATTCACTTTGGAAGTGTAGAGATTGACACTCCCGGAGCTGAGCCTGATGTGCTTGTAGCCATGAATGCCGCTGCTTTTAGTAAGAACTTCAAAAACCTGAAAAAGGGCGGAACCTTAATTGCCAACGAAAGTGGGTTTGATAAGCGCAATTTGCGTTTGGCAAAAATGGATGAGAATGTAAATCCTCTTGTGGGAATAAATTCCTCTGATTATAAAGTTCTTCGCGTAGATGTAACCGCGCTAAACCGTGAGGCAGTAAAAGACCTAAGCCTTGGAAACAAGGAAAAAGATCAATCGCGCAACCTTTTTGTGCTAGGTTTGATTTACTGGCTCTACCACAGAAGTTTGGAGCCCACTCTTAATTTCTTAACAGATAAGTTTCAAAAGAAACCGGAGATACTCGAGGCTAATATTCGCGCCTTAAAAGCAGGTTATCATTATGGTGAAACCATAGAAGCTGCCACAAGATACACGATTGAAAAAGCACACCTTGAGCCTGGTGAATACAGAAATATAGTAGGAAACGAAGCTTTGGGATTAGGATTAATAACAGCTGCAAAAAAGTCGGGACTGGACTTATATTTTGCTGGCTACCCGATTACCCCTGCTTCTGATATTCTTCATTTTCTTTCCAGAAATAAAAACTTTGGTGTAAAAACCTTTCAGGCAGAAGATGAAATTGCTGCCGTAACTGCTGCCATCGGAGCATCTTTTGGTGGAGCATTAGCCGTTACCGCCACTTCTGGTCCAGGAATGGCTCTAAAAGGCGAAGCGCTTGGTTTGGCTTTGATGCTGGAAATTCCGCTGGTAATTGTAAATGTACAGCGTGGTGGCCCATCCACAGGATTGCCCACCAAAACTGAGCAGGCTGATTTGCTTCAGGCATTGTATGGTAGAAATGGCGAAGCGCCCATTCCGGTAATTGCTGCCAATTCACCTTCGGATTGTTTTGAAACAGCCATTGAAGCTTGCCGAATTGCTGTGGAGCGCATGACACCCGTTATCCTTTTATCCGATGGATATTTGGCAAACGGTGCCGAACCTTGGAAATTTCCAAAAGCAGCAAGCATTGCCAAGATTACTCCTCCTTTTGCAAAAGGAGAAGAATACCAACCTTATGCAAGAAATGAAAATCTTACCCGCCAATGGGCTATTCCCGGTATGGCCGGAAAAGAGCACAGAGTAGGTGGATTGGAAAAAGAAGCTATTACAGGAAATGTAAGCTACAGCCCGGAAAACCATGAGCAAATGGTAAAAACCCGTGCGGAAAAAGTGGCTAAGATTGCTGATACCTATTCTCCATTAAAGTTTGTCCAAGGTGAGGATAAAGGAAAAGTACTCGTAGTTGGTTGGGGCAGTACCATGGGCGCTTCAAAAGTTGCAGTTCGTTGGGCGAGAGAAGCAGGATTATCCGTTTCTCAGTTGCACCTCAAAAATCTTTTCCCTTTCCATCATAATTTGGAAAAATCACTTGCTAAGTTTGATACCATAATTGTGCCTGAACTTAACAATGGTCAGCTTTCCAAAGTATTGAATCAAGAGTTTTCAGGACAAATTATTCCTTTAAATAAAATACAAGGGTTGCCTTTCAGAGCAAAGGAAATCTTTGAAGAAATAAAAAAATTCGCCTAA
- a CDS encoding REP-associated tyrosine transposase produces the protein MSRNYKFRNPEGAYFISFAVVEWVDVFAYDPYKDIVVDSLRYCQKVKGLEIFAWCIMSNHVHLMIRAGGKSTLSDILRDFKAFTARQLLKVISEKPNEINSQRMLDTFAKAGAKSSNVKNYQLWQHDNQPIEVYSNHVIQQKLNYIHQNPVKAGFVRNPWDYKYSSAKNYAGEKGELEIILVG, from the coding sequence TTGAGTCGAAACTACAAATTCCGAAACCCCGAAGGGGCTTACTTTATAAGCTTTGCGGTAGTAGAATGGGTGGATGTATTTGCTTATGACCCTTACAAAGATATAGTGGTGGATAGTTTGAGGTATTGTCAAAAAGTGAAAGGGCTAGAAATATTTGCATGGTGCATTATGAGCAACCATGTGCATCTTATGATACGTGCTGGTGGTAAATCTACACTTTCTGATATCCTAAGAGACTTTAAAGCTTTTACGGCTCGGCAACTTCTTAAAGTGATTAGTGAAAAGCCCAATGAAATAAACAGTCAAAGGATGCTAGATACTTTTGCAAAAGCTGGGGCTAAATCGAGCAACGTAAAAAATTATCAACTTTGGCAGCATGACAACCAACCAATTGAGGTTTATAGCAATCATGTTATCCAGCAAAAATTGAATTACATCCATCAAAACCCAGTTAAAGCGGGTTTTGTTAGAAACCCTTGGGACTATAAGTATAGTAGCGCCAAAAATTATGCAGGAGAGAAAGGAGAACTGGAAATAATATTAGTCGGATAA
- a CDS encoding 2-oxoacid:ferredoxin oxidoreductase subunit beta — MSTNATLTAKDFATDQDVRWCPGCGDYSILKQMQTVLPELRIERENLVFISGIGCSSRFPYYMNSYGMHSIHGRAPAVAAGLKAANPDLSVWVITGDGDGLSIGGNHLIHALRRNFDINILLFNNEIYGLTKGQYSPTSELGKYTKSSPLGSIDHPFNPLALALGADATFVARSMDRDPIHLREILKQAEQHKGTSFVEIYQNCNVFNDGAFEQYTDKKQKPDTTINLVEGEPLFFSNNTKAMRLNGWKPEIVEYLDGDSTDDLWIHDSKDPMKAHLLSRMFSDDGPRPFGIFYQEDRFIYEDAMQNQINKAIEIQGEGDLDTLIKGKNSWVVE; from the coding sequence ATGAGCACAAACGCAACCCTTACAGCAAAAGATTTTGCCACCGACCAAGATGTTCGATGGTGCCCTGGCTGTGGTGATTACAGCATATTGAAACAGATGCAAACCGTTCTTCCAGAACTTAGGATAGAGCGTGAAAATTTGGTGTTTATTTCTGGAATTGGTTGTAGCTCACGTTTTCCATATTACATGAATAGCTACGGTATGCACAGTATTCATGGGCGTGCACCAGCTGTGGCGGCAGGGCTAAAAGCAGCAAACCCAGATCTAAGCGTATGGGTAATTACCGGTGATGGCGATGGACTTTCTATTGGTGGAAATCACCTCATTCATGCTTTACGCAGAAACTTCGACATCAATATCCTTCTCTTTAATAATGAGATTTATGGCTTAACGAAAGGACAATATTCTCCAACTTCTGAATTAGGAAAATACACTAAGTCTAGCCCGCTAGGGAGCATTGACCACCCTTTCAACCCATTGGCTTTGGCGCTTGGCGCTGATGCTACTTTTGTAGCTCGTAGCATGGATCGCGACCCTATTCACTTGCGTGAAATATTGAAACAAGCTGAACAGCATAAGGGAACTTCCTTTGTGGAGATTTACCAAAACTGTAACGTATTTAATGATGGTGCTTTTGAACAGTATACCGACAAAAAGCAAAAGCCAGATACCACCATCAATCTTGTAGAGGGCGAACCATTATTTTTTTCCAACAACACAAAGGCTATGCGCCTGAATGGTTGGAAACCCGAAATAGTAGAATACTTAGACGGAGATTCAACCGATGACTTGTGGATTCACGATTCTAAAGACCCCATGAAAGCGCATTTGCTAAGCCGCATGTTTAGCGATGATGGTCCACGTCCTTTCGGTATCTTTTATCAGGAAGATAGATTCATCTACGAGGATGCCATGCAAAACCAAATCAACAAAGCCATAGAAATACAAGGCGAAGGCGATTTGGATACTTTGATAAAAGGAAAAAACAGCTGGGTGGTGGAGTAA
- the queA gene encoding tRNA preQ1(34) S-adenosylmethionine ribosyltransferase-isomerase QueA, translating into MKLSHFTYDLPKELIADRPTPHRDDSRLMVVNRKAGTIEHKMFNEVLDYFDDGDIMVLNNTKVFPARMYGNKEKTGARIEVFLLRELNGESRLWDVLVDPARKIRIGNKLYFGEDDSLVAEVIDNTTSRGRTLRFLYDGSYEEFRAKLAELGETPLPKYIGREPDEEDVDRYQTIFAKHEGAVAAPVAGLHFSKQLMKRMEIKGVDFAELTLHVGLGTFRPVEVEDLSKHKMDSEQFWIYDETARKVNKSIDAKKKVCAVGTTAMRAMESSVSTDGHLNQFDGWTNKFIFPPYEFEVANCMITNFHPPQSTLMMMTAAFGGYDLIMKAYKEAIKEKYRFLSYGDAMLII; encoded by the coding sequence ATGAAACTTTCGCATTTCACCTATGACCTTCCAAAAGAACTCATAGCTGATCGCCCAACCCCACATCGTGATGATAGCCGCCTAATGGTGGTAAACCGCAAAGCAGGAACTATTGAGCACAAGATGTTCAATGAAGTTCTTGATTACTTTGATGATGGTGATATCATGGTGTTGAACAACACTAAAGTTTTTCCAGCCCGTATGTACGGAAACAAGGAAAAAACTGGTGCCCGTATTGAAGTATTCTTGCTTCGCGAACTGAATGGTGAAAGCCGCCTATGGGATGTGCTTGTAGATCCAGCCCGTAAAATTAGAATTGGTAACAAACTTTACTTTGGTGAAGATGATAGCCTTGTGGCTGAAGTTATCGATAACACTACTTCCCGTGGTCGTACACTTCGCTTTTTGTACGATGGATCGTATGAAGAATTTCGCGCTAAACTTGCCGAGCTAGGTGAAACTCCACTTCCAAAATATATTGGTCGTGAGCCAGATGAAGAAGATGTGGATCGTTACCAAACGATTTTTGCAAAGCATGAAGGTGCTGTAGCAGCTCCTGTTGCTGGTTTGCACTTTAGCAAGCAGCTGATGAAGCGCATGGAAATAAAAGGAGTAGACTTTGCTGAGCTTACCTTGCACGTGGGATTGGGAACTTTCCGTCCTGTGGAAGTGGAAGACCTTAGTAAGCACAAAATGGATAGCGAGCAGTTTTGGATTTATGACGAAACCGCAAGAAAGGTGAATAAATCTATTGATGCCAAAAAGAAAGTGTGCGCTGTGGGTACCACTGCCATGCGAGCCATGGAAAGTTCAGTAAGTACTGATGGACACTTGAATCAATTTGACGGATGGACCAATAAATTTATTTTCCCTCCTTATGAATTTGAGGTGGCAAATTGCATGATTACAAACTTCCACCCGCCACAAAGCACATTGATGATGATGACTGCTGCATTTGGTGGTTATGATTTGATAATGAAAGCTTACAAAGAAGCAATCAAAGAAAAATACCGCTTCCTAAGCTATGGTGATGCCATGCTTATTATCTAA
- a CDS encoding cyclase family protein, whose amino-acid sequence MKFTIEHCGDAYESDFAQGIDLSSVLGLPGKELKAWWADDVDISPVVNGDWIGSVEKGAPVNFFNIKFNPHGNGSHTETYGHISKEKESVHNYLKKYHFVSWVVSLAPEKAKNGDSIITLEALKKSLTKWHGIEALIIKTGDYKDGHDFSGSNATYFEPELLAFIRDRGVEHVLVDLPSVDREEDEGKLLAHHAFWNYPEDPRDGCTISELLQVPSQTKDGLYLLNLQVASFANDASPCRPVIYPLTKVGF is encoded by the coding sequence ATGAAGTTTACAATCGAGCACTGCGGTGATGCGTATGAATCTGATTTTGCCCAAGGCATAGATTTATCCTCTGTGTTAGGTCTTCCCGGCAAGGAGCTTAAAGCTTGGTGGGCAGATGATGTGGATATTTCTCCTGTGGTAAATGGCGATTGGATTGGAAGCGTAGAAAAAGGTGCGCCAGTAAATTTCTTCAACATTAAGTTCAATCCCCATGGAAATGGGAGTCATACCGAAACGTATGGGCATATTTCCAAGGAAAAAGAAAGCGTACACAATTATCTTAAGAAATATCACTTTGTAAGTTGGGTGGTAAGCCTAGCTCCCGAAAAAGCTAAAAATGGAGACTCAATAATTACACTTGAAGCTCTCAAGAAATCTCTTACCAAATGGCACGGGATTGAAGCGTTGATAATAAAAACAGGAGACTACAAAGATGGTCATGATTTTAGCGGAAGCAATGCCACCTATTTTGAACCTGAGCTTTTAGCTTTTATTCGAGATAGAGGTGTTGAGCACGTGCTGGTGGATTTGCCTTCGGTAGATAGAGAAGAAGATGAGGGTAAGCTTTTGGCACATCATGCTTTTTGGAATTATCCTGAAGATCCGCGCGATGGATGCACCATTAGTGAACTTTTGCAAGTGCCTTCACAAACTAAGGATGGACTTTATCTCTTGAATCTGCAAGTGGCAAGTTTTGCAAATGATGCATCGCCATGTAGGCCGGTAATTTATCCACTTACTAAAGTTGGTTTTTGA